The Virgibacillus dokdonensis genome includes a window with the following:
- the ndk gene encoding nucleoside-diphosphate kinase yields MEKTFLMVKPDGVQRNLIGDIIRRFEAKGFKLVGAKLMTISAQLAEQHYAEHKERPFFGELVDFITSGPAFAMAWEGENVIATAREMMGKTNPIEALPGTIRGDYGMTVGKNIIHGSDSVESAKRELSLFFKDEELIDYSKQDAIWIY; encoded by the coding sequence ATGGAAAAGACTTTTTTGATGGTGAAACCGGATGGTGTTCAACGTAATTTAATTGGCGATATTATAAGACGATTTGAAGCGAAAGGTTTCAAACTAGTTGGTGCAAAGTTGATGACTATTTCAGCGCAATTAGCTGAGCAGCATTATGCAGAGCATAAAGAACGTCCTTTTTTTGGAGAACTGGTTGATTTCATTACATCTGGTCCAGCTTTTGCTATGGCTTGGGAAGGAGAAAATGTAATCGCAACCGCAAGAGAAATGATGGGTAAAACTAATCCTATAGAAGCATTGCCTGGAACAATCCGTGGAGACTATGGTATGACTGTTGGGAAGAATATTATACACGGCTCTGATTCTGTTGAAAGTGCTAAACGAGAGCTTTCTTTATTCTTCAAAGATGAAGAACTCATTGATTATTCCAAGCAAGATGCAATTTGGATCTACTAA